One part of the Bradyrhizobium sp. CB1650 genome encodes these proteins:
- a CDS encoding FAD-dependent oxidoreductase, which translates to MDSGELIVEPGTSPQPPERRFVKVRCCIVGGGPAGMMLGYLLGRAGIDVVVLEKHADFFRDFRGDTVHPSTLEVMDELGLIDGFLKLPHQRLQKMDGLFGGTHVRIADLNRLHTKYPFIAFMPQWDFLNFLREAGARFASLKVMMSTEAVDLIRRGETIAGVRATTPERPLDIEADLTIACDGRHSIVRERAGLKVEEIGAPMDVLWFRVGRRADGTENLFARIEPGKMMVTFDRGDYWQCAYVIAKGQYEAVKARGLQALLDDVVRMAPVLRSGIGDVKSFDDVKLLTVAINRLPHWTRPGLLCIGDAAHAMSPVGGVGVNLAVQDAVATANLLADKISRGCPCEAELDAIRARREFPVKMTQAMQVVVQNHIISGALKPGNQPLKVPLIIRLITAVPWLQGIPARLLALGIRPEHVASKAAQTP; encoded by the coding sequence CCGGCATGATGCTCGGCTATCTCCTGGGGCGCGCCGGCATCGATGTCGTTGTGCTGGAAAAGCATGCGGATTTCTTCCGCGACTTCCGCGGCGATACCGTGCATCCCTCGACCCTCGAGGTCATGGACGAGCTCGGCCTGATCGACGGTTTCCTGAAGCTCCCGCACCAACGTCTGCAGAAGATGGACGGCCTGTTCGGCGGCACCCACGTGCGGATCGCCGATCTCAACCGACTCCATACCAAATACCCGTTCATCGCCTTCATGCCGCAGTGGGATTTTCTGAATTTCCTGCGCGAGGCCGGCGCGCGCTTCGCTTCGCTCAAGGTGATGATGAGCACGGAGGCCGTCGACCTGATCCGTCGCGGCGAGACGATCGCCGGCGTGCGGGCGACGACGCCTGAAAGGCCGCTCGACATCGAAGCGGATCTCACCATTGCCTGTGACGGCCGGCATTCGATCGTGCGCGAGCGCGCGGGCCTCAAGGTCGAGGAGATCGGCGCGCCGATGGATGTGCTGTGGTTCCGCGTCGGCCGCAGGGCGGACGGGACCGAGAACCTGTTCGCGCGCATCGAGCCCGGCAAGATGATGGTCACCTTCGACCGCGGCGACTACTGGCAATGCGCCTACGTCATCGCCAAGGGACAGTATGAGGCCGTGAAGGCAAGGGGATTGCAGGCGCTGCTCGACGACGTCGTGCGCATGGCGCCAGTCCTCCGATCCGGAATTGGAGACGTCAAGAGCTTTGATGACGTCAAGCTGCTCACCGTCGCGATCAACCGGCTGCCGCATTGGACGCGGCCGGGTCTGCTCTGCATCGGCGATGCCGCGCATGCGATGTCGCCGGTCGGCGGCGTCGGCGTCAATCTCGCCGTGCAGGATGCGGTCGCGACTGCCAATCTGCTTGCCGACAAGATCAGTCGGGGGTGTCCGTGCGAAGCCGAACTCGATGCCATTCGCGCGCGGCGCGAATTTCCGGTGAAGATGACGCAGGCGATGCAGGTCGTGGTGCAGAACCACATCATCAGCGGTGCCTTGAAGCCCGGCAACCAGCCGCTGAAGGTGCCGCTGATCATCCGTCTGATCACCGCGGTGCCGTGGCTCCAGGGCATTCCGGCGCGCCTGCTCGCGCTCGGCATACGGCCGGAGCACGTCGCCTCGAAAGCTGCGCAAACGCCGTGA